The DNA sequence CAGGAATCCaggcagacctaagagaaagaaaggcagccatacagctgagaagagagatggaagaCGAAATAATGCACGTTTTCCAAAGCAGAAGATAATGAGGGCAAGTACATCCGTTCAGTGTGTAAAGCACTTCAAAATCATATCAAAACTCCCTCTGCACCAAAGACAACGAAGAGGGGAGAAAGCATTCGAATGCACAGagagtggaaggagattcagtgagacaaggaatcttcacaagcatcagagaatccacaaagGAGACAGACCTTTGGACTGTTTAGAGAGTGAAAAGAGatacagtcagagtggcactcttcaaaagcaacatagaacccacacaagggagagaccttttgaatgttcagagtgtggaaagagattcagtgacagtagcagtcttcaaagtcatcagagaacccacaccggggagagaccttttgaatgctcagagtgtggaaagagattcagtcaaagtagcagtcttcaaagtcatcagagaacccacacaggggagagaccttttgaatgctcagagtgtggaaagagattcagtcggagtgactatcttcaaagtcatcagagaacccacacaggggagagaccttttgaatgctcagagtgtggaaagaaattcagtcacagttgcagtcttcaaaggcatcagagaacccacacaggggagaaacgttttgaatgctcagagtgtggaaagagattcagtcggagtggcagtcttcaaagtcatcagagaatccacacaggggagagaccttttgaatgctcagagtgtggaaagaggttcagtcagagtggcagtcttcaaaggcatcagagaacccacataggggagaaacctttagaattctcaaagtgtggaaagagattcagtcagagtggccatcttcaacttcatcagagaacccacacaggggagagaccttttgaatgctcagagtgtggaaagagattcagtcggcgtttcagtcttcaaagtcatcagagaacccacataggggagaaacattttgaatgctcagagtgtggaaagagattcagttggagtggcagtcttcaaagtcatcagagaacccacacaggggagagaccttttgaatgctcagagtgtggaaagagattcagtcggagtggcagtcttcaaagtcatcagagaacccacacaggggagagaccttttgaatgctcagagtgtggaaagagattcagtcacagtggcagtcttcaaaatcatcagagaacccacacaggggagagaccttttgaatgctcagagtgtggaaagagatttagtcggagtcgcagtcttcaaagtcatcagagaacccacacaggggagagaccttttgaatgctcagagtgtggaaagagattcagtgacagtagcagtcttcaaagtcatcagagaacccacaccggggagagaccttttgaatgctcagagtgtggaaagagattcagtcaaagtagcagtcttcaaagtcatcagagaacccacacaggggagagaccttttgaatgctcagagtgtggaaagagattcagtcggagtgactctcttcaaagtcatcagagaacccacacaggggagagaccttttgattgctcagagtgtggaaagagattcagttggagtcgCAGTCTTCAaactcatcagagaatccacacagaggagagaccttttgaatgctcagagtgtggaaagagattcagtcggagtgactctcttcaaagtcatcagagaacccacacaggggagagaccttttgaatgctcagagtgtggaaagagattcagttggagtggcagtcttcaaactcatcagagaatccacacagaggagagaccttttgaatgctcagagtgtggaaagagattcagtcggagtggctatcttcaaagtcatcagagaacccacacaggggagagaccttttgaatgctcagagtgtggaaagaggttcagtcacagtagcaggcttcaaagtcatcagagaacccacacagaggagagaccttttgaatgctcagagtgtggaaagagattcagtcggagtgactctcttcaaagtcatcagagaacccacacaggagagagaccttttgaatgctcagagtgtggaaagagattcactgaaaGTAGCCATCTtcacaggcatcagagaacccacacaggggagaaaccctttgaatcctcagagtgtggaaagagattcagtcagagtggccatcttcaaagtcatcagagaaacCACAACGGAGAgacattttgaatgctcagagtgtgtgtggagaaatgccattttattcaatgttggtgcttcattgggagggaaaacatgaaactcctaagcaggcttgggcctagccttcccctcactccccccctcccttctagaGCCAAACCAacacctctagggggaaagtctcctagagaggcaggaagttcttttgttctggggATTGGAGTTAGCACGAAGAGAAGGCAGTTCTCAGCTAGCGATCCACGGAGAAGGATGTGAGCATGGGAGCTCCTGCCCGGGGAAGAggcctagtcaggaaaatgaggcccccaggcagtcagaccaagtaagtcatccaaaaaggcagggcgtgtttagaccagggacaatacgatgcgtttaaaaccaccattttgtttgtcatgctgtttgctgtgcgggtgctgggctgtgctaaccttttataggcaactgtttttgttttgtttttctttccctttctttttctcttttaaacaaatatttttactgttttgaatgctggcagtcaaactctgtaccacatagatcccgaccgcttagaccacgctgcgttgagaagggggccccggggaaggggggggggaggcatgctGTTGGATAAcatgccaatcctccaggggtgccccagagaagtgctgaggtctctgtgaaacccaagtacagggtggcagaggaccttgaggcctggcctcatagctggagagggggattgggagtcctgttcctctcaatctgaacccctagactgagcaggtggtggcagcgagcccaggtggcaggaggagaaatagctccctccaggagttggcgactcaatagggagttgacgggaccgggtctgaaggcagaatcgggctggttccgccacagtgtggaaagagatttagtcacagtggccatcttcaacgccctcagagaacccacacaggggaaagaccttttgaatgctcagtgtgcggAAGGAGATTCCGTGGGAGTTGCATTCTTCCTAATCATCAGAAAACCTACCCCACGGATAGACCTTTccaatgctcagaatgtggaaagagatttagtcggaGTGACACTCTGCAGCGGCACCAAAGAACTCAAAGAATAGAAACCATGTAATTGCTTAGCCTTTTAAAGCagcttttatcttattttataaCTAAAAAAGAGCCACAATCCGTTTAAAGAACTGGCACTATATAGTAGAAAGCTTGAATCTATAAAGAAATGTTAGTGTAACCAGgaagaaatatttaaaaatgctCTAAATATGGAAGTAATTTTAGCCGTGTTTGAAGCCTTCAAATACATCCCACTACCCCATATGATCTTAGGAGAACACCAGACTCTtcttccaggcagttggcaaccctagattgttaATTAATCTGAGAAAACGAAGCTGAACTAAGGAATGTTTATATGTTGTTTAAGAGATTATTATGTGTATCAGGTACGTCAGACTTATACTCCTTATACATAGCTATCTGGTCCTTTGAAATTAGTTTTAATGTTGATGAATACTGCTATGAAATTATTGTAAATTACTATATTATTATTGTAAACTgttcaatgtttacaaagcggttgtgatgacaaccctcatatacggctccgaatcgtgggttttataccgtcatcacctgcgactccttgagcgctttcatcagcgctgccttcgcaccattctcaacatccactggagtgactttgtgaccaactgtggcggaaccggcccgattctaccttcagacccggtcccgtcagctccctatggagtcgccaactcctgaagggagctatttctcctcctgccccttgggctcgctgccaccacctgctcagtcccggggttcagattgagaggaacaggactcccaatccccctctccagctgtgaggccaggcctccaggtcctctgccaccctgcccttgggtttcacagagacctcagcacttctttggggcacccctggaggattggcaccttatccaactgcatgccttcccccttccccggggccccctttataaaacagcgtggtctaaagcggtctggggatctatgtggtacagagattgactgccagcatttaaacagtaagaaaaaaatatttatttaaaaagggaaaaggataggaaaagaaaaacaaaccaaaaacagttgcattttaaaagttagcccagcacagcacagcacagcacagcaaacagcataacaaaataaagttgattataaacgcatccggttggccctgatctaaacatactctgccttgtgaagtacttacttagtctgcctgcctggaggcctcatcttcctgagcaggcctcccccacaggcaggagcctccattgctcaccacatgctcgctcgagccccagttcaaatctgcttctcttcctgcctaacacatgcatgGACcagcagcacttcctgcctctctaggggatcttccccctagcgttgttggtttggctctggaagggaggggggggagtgaggggaaggctacaaagccctgctgaatggatttactgatccctgcctttttggatgaagcaccaacactctcagatggcgtttctccacacgtccccctccttaaattctgagccggaggggttgcctcctacagaggtgaccccgtagcagaatccaatcaaacaaggagaaacccattaaccaaaacattacacaaacattcaggtatttctccaataatacacaaagtcccataacctgggtgtccatgtcctttctggacaagtcgcattgctgcagtcggaaggaatgtccagtctttaagatgtactcctccatctcccaggaccacctctggagtttggtgctctccctccgttgctgctgttgctgggatgagtggtccatcaaaggaggaaattcctggccccacatatggggttggaaactgcccagttcccacacagttgctccttctttatccctcattggtggaatgttccctctgtccactctgtcctcccagaaaactacctctggtgctgcaaccaattgctgtcccagcttctttttgtctccttccttcctacctatatgcaccaccatggacctcgcagagaatggctgtggcatattcacctgcaccactttaactgcctttcctgtcttctccatagccaccacacaggtagcatcgtctagatcatccacaatcacatggggtccctcccattccactttccgttcaccagtatgaaggggcaggaaaaccatcaccctatcccctgtctcagcttctgcaaactccactttctggtcgcTTGCCACCTCAcccagtggttccagcctagggtcactttgaacctcagacaggaacatttctggctcccccagacttcctatcatctgttccttcaagccacccctagtcccactgtttccagaacactcagccaaagtttgatctgggttctccaccccctcagttgctttttcagtgtcagccaactgagttccttcctgcctggaaggtcccacagcctCCTGCTgtccttgcggaaattggcacccctcttcccattgggcacaccctcctgcaaggcttgagacaggctggtcccccccctccctggttggtggtgaggtggcttccctaacgttgccttcctccccccaccttcccctgagggtttggcttgggttctcagtcccctcggttggtttttcagcactaccaaactgacccccttcttgcctggaaggtcccacagcttcccaggactcctgtctgccctgcttcaagacgacctgttttgagagcgtctcggacgatcccacttcctgatccacagctacttggtgaaccggttccaacctaaggccgctccggaccccctcctggaaccgctcccgttcccccaagccttcagctatgtgctcctctgagcccacattagccttgctgctctcagaacctcctgtgaaatctccactctccacctcggtctcttcagcatgcacaacccttatgctagacaggttcccttcctcgctaggaacatccacagcctcttgctgcacttggggaaagctacaccccttttccccttgagaacaccctcctccagggcttgagataggcgggtcctccccctcctgggtgactgccctctcttcgtcctcagtaacctgggctatttccccctccctggttggtggtgaggtggcttccttaaagttgccttcctcctcccacttccccctgggggtttggctgcggggtacagccttgatagagtactggccaaccaccaaatcccggcccaataacactggaactgtttgttccttcattaccccacattcagaataggatttaccttcttgtggagccaaac is a window from the Heteronotia binoei isolate CCM8104 ecotype False Entrance Well chromosome 2, APGP_CSIRO_Hbin_v1, whole genome shotgun sequence genome containing:
- the LOC132590250 gene encoding zinc finger protein 420-like; its protein translation is MLGIGRERLPRPLEFEQMEQGLSSAYHPQTDGQSERVNGLLEQYLRCYVNFQQTNWVELLPFAEYSYNNSLHGSIKVSPFQAVHGFALILVDDHSRFAWVYAIKHKSDVCATFKYWARRVQKQLNARIASLQTDQGGEFQSKDFANYLRQEGIKHRVAKVSSPWENGVVERRAGVLQGICHALLEDSGLKLAYWGEALKTSCYISNRLWTEAINVIPYRVLYGRKPTLDHRRIFGSKAWVNIPLDKRRKGGAKARKLVFVGYQNGMKSYRFVDGNDLIKLSRSASFCEDDNWTKIDANEMPKETKMQLSLTSEEGQKPESKQAPSLEQKEDSASSSESIKQQETSEAVKREPVEIRVSARENKGSGETLLSRCLSGGVETADFPPVQVFRPEAKVMKETLRKNLDPHFSAAYIYNTPCPLNGITNIPFDCDLEKILSRTQAWVPLHTRERPFECSECGKRFSDSSSLQSHQRTHTGERPFECSECGKRFSQSSSLQSHQRTHTGERPFECSECGKRFSRSDYLQSHQRTHTGERPFECSECGKKFSHSCSLQRHQRTHTGEKRFECSECGKRFSRSGSLQSHQRIHTGERPFECSECGKRFSQSGHLQLHQRTHTGERPFECSECGKRFSRRFSLQSHQRTHIGEKHFECSECGKRFSWSGSLQSHQRTHTGERPFECSECGKRFSRSGSLQSHQRTHTGERPFECSECGKRFSHSGSLQNHQRTHTGERPFECSECGKRFSRSRSLQSHQRTHTGERPFECSECGKRFSDSSSLQSHQRTHTGERPFECSECGKRFSQSSSLQSHQRTHTGERPFECSECGKRFSRSDSLQSHQRTHTGERPFDCSECGKRFSWSRSLQTHQRIHTEERPFECSECGKRFSRSDSLQSHQRTHTGERPFECSECGKRFSWSGSLQTHQRIHTEERPFECSECGKRFSRSGYLQSHQRTHTGERPFECSECGKRFSHSSRLQSHQRTHTEERPFECSEC